One genomic segment of Arachis duranensis cultivar V14167 chromosome 4, aradu.V14167.gnm2.J7QH, whole genome shotgun sequence includes these proteins:
- the LOC107483762 gene encoding uncharacterized protein LOC107483762, with translation MRNLERQMGQMAKHITEIGEKRALPSTTEDNPRDIGKAIKWEECKAITLRSEKKVETEAITQEEHNKEGLKEEVKEQKQEQETSIQSDKSTKKVVVKVYHRMLPYPQRFKGENKEKQYSKFLEILKTLHINIPFIEALEQMPLYAKFIKELLTKKISLKEGQTVVMTRECSAIIQRGLPRKRKDPGSFQIPCTIGNMMIERAFCDLGASINLMPLSLMRKLQIHELKPIKIALQMVDKSIQQALGVVENVLVKVDKFFLPVEFVILDIDEDDNTLIILGRPFLATARALIDVEKGELMLRVHEEHIVFHVFKNFQDSTQEEECIKIDSIDPNLKEAPNETLPIHLSSCWKGKEEVEVVQQAQRIEEHE, from the coding sequence ATGAGGAATCTTGAAAGACAAATGGGACAAATGGCTAAACATATCACAGAGATAGGTGAGAAGCGAGCACTACCTAGTACCACTGAAGACAACCCAAGGGACATAGGAAAAGCCATAAAGTGGGAGGAGTGTAAAGCAATCACCCTGAGAAGTGAGAAGAAGGTGGAGACAGAAGCCATCACTCAGGAAGAGCACAACAAAGAAGGCTTAAAAGAAGAGGTGAAGGAGCAAAAGCAGGAGCAAGAAACCTCTATACAAAGTGATAAGTCAACTAAGAAAGTAGTAGTGAAAGTATATCATCGAATGCTACCATATCCTCAAAGGTTCAAGGGAGAGAACAAAGAGAAGCAATACTCCAAATTCTTGGAGATATTAAAGACACTACACATTAACATCCCTTTCATTGAAGCACTTGAACAGATGCCCCTATATGCTAAGTTCATAAAGGAATTGTTGACAAAGAAAATATCCTTGAAAGAGGGACAAACGGTTGTGATGACCAGGGAGTGTAGTGCCATCATCCAAAGAGGGTTGCCAAGAAAGAGGAAGGacccagggagctttcaaatcCCCTGCACCATAGGCAACATGATGATTGAGAGAGCATTTTGTGACCTTGGtgcaagcataaatctgatgCCTCTATCCTTGATGAGGAAGCTTCAAATTCATGAATTGAAACCTATAAAAATAGCCCTTCAAATGGTGGACAAATCCATTCAGCAAGCACTTGGGGTTGTAGAGAATGTATTGGTAAAGGTGGACAAATTTTTTCTCCCAGTTGAATTCGTCATCCTAGACATAGATGAAGATGACAACACTCTTATTATCCTAGGGAGACCTTTCTTAGCTACTGCTAGGGCATtgatagatgttgaaaaaggaGAATTAATGCTAAGGGTGCATGAAGAGCATATAGTGTTCCATGTCTTCAAGAATTTTCAAGATTCCACCCAAGAGGAAGAGTGTATAAAGATTGATTCCATAGATCCAAACTTGAAAGAGGCACCTAATGAGACACTCCCAATACATTTAAGTTCATGCTGGAAAGgaaaggaagaggtagaagtgGTGCAACAAGCTCAAAGAATAGAGgagcatgaatga